From Salarias fasciatus chromosome 12, fSalaFa1.1, whole genome shotgun sequence, the proteins below share one genomic window:
- the LOC115397977 gene encoding betaine--homocysteine S-methyltransferase 1-like, with protein sequence MAPTKKGILERLSAGEVVIGDGGFVFALEKRGYVKAGPWTPEAAVTHPEAVRQLHREFLRAGANVMQTFTFYASDDKLENRGQSLKITGSKINEAACDLAREVANEGDALVAGGVSQTPSYLSCKSETEVKAIFKKQLDVFIKKNVDFMIAEYFEHVEEAEWAVQVLKTSGKPVAASMCIGPEGDMHGISPQECAVRLVKAGAQIVGVNCHFDPMTCVKAVKMMKEGVEKAGLKAHYMVQPLAYHTPDCNCQGFIDLPEFPFALEPRILTRWDMHKYAREAYKVGIRFIGGCCGFEPYHIRAVAEELAPERGIMPPGSEKHGMWGIGLEMHTKPWVRARARRDYWENIRPASGRPDCPSLSKPEGWGVTKGHADLLQHKEATTTQEMKHVLDMQKKAKTAA encoded by the exons ATGGCACCGACCAAGAAG GGTATCCTTGAACGCCTGAGTGCCGGCGAAGTTGTGATTGGTGATGGAGGCTTTGTGTTCGCTCTGGAGAAGAGAGGCTACGTGAAGGCAGGACCGTGGACTCCCGAGGCTGCAGTCACACATCCTGAGGCTG TGCGACAGCTGCACAGGGAGTTCCTGAGAGCTGGAGCTAATGTCATGCAGACTTTTACATTCTACGCCAGTGATGACAAGCTGGAAAACAGGGGTCAGTCACTGAAAATTACT gGAAGTAAGATCAATGAGGCCGCCTGTGATCTGGCCCGTGAGGTCGCCAATGAGGGCGACGCTCTGGTCGCTGGAGGAGTGTCCCAGACTCCATCCTACCTGAGCTGCAAGAGCGAGACAGAGGTGAAGGCCATCTTCAAGAAGCAGCTGGACGTGTTCATCAAGAAGAACGTGGATTTCATGATTGCTGAG TACTTTGAGCATGTTGAGGAGGCCGAGTGGGCCGTGCAGGTCCTGAAGACCAGTGGGAAGCCTGTCGCAGCCTCCATGTGCATTGGGCCAGAGGGAGACATGCACGGCATCTCACCTCAAGAGTGTGCGGTCAGGCTGGTGAAGGCTG GTGCCCAGATTGTGGGAGTGAACTGCCACTTTGACCCAATGACCTGCGTCAAAGCTGTGAAGATGATGAAGGAAGGAGTGGAGAAGGCCGGGCTGAAGGCTCACTACATGGTGCAGCCTCTGGCGTACCACACTCCTGACTGCAACTGTCAGGGATTCATCGACCTGCCAGAGTTCCCCTTTG CTCTGGAACCCAGGATCCTGACCCGCTGGGACATGCACAAGTATGCCAGGGAGGCCTACAAAGTTGGCATTCGGTTCATTGGCGGCTGCTGTGGGTTTGAGCCTTATCACATCAGGGCTGTGGCTGAGGAGCTGGCCCCTGAGAGGGGAATCATGCCCCCTGGGTCAGAGAAACATGGAATGTGGGGTATTGGTCTGGAGATGCACACCAAGCCTTGGGTCAGAGCCAG AGCTCGTCGTGATTACTGGGAGAACATCAGGCCAGCATCTGGCCGTCCAGACTGTCCTTCCCTGTCCAAACCAGAGGGCTGGGGTGTCACTAAGGGCCACGCAGATCTGCTGCAGCACAAAGAAGCCACCACCACACAGGAGATGAAGCACGTGCTGGACATGCAGAAGAAAGCCAAGACCGCTGCATGA
- the LOC115398050 gene encoding betaine--homocysteine S-methyltransferase 1-like, with the protein MAPGKKGILARLDAGEIVIGDGGFVFALEKRGYVKAGPWTPEAAAQYPEAVRQLHREFLRAGSNVMQTFTFYASDDKLENRGNKQSFTGAQINEAACDLAREVANEGDALVAGGVSQTPSYLSCKSETEVKAIFKKQLDVFIKKDVDFLIAEYFEHVEEAVWAVEVLRETGKPVAACLCIGPEGDMHGVSAAECAVRLVKAGAQIVGVNCHFDPMTCVKAVKMMKEGVEKAGLKAHYMVQPLAYHTPDCNCQGFIDLPEFPFGLEPRILTRWDMHKYAREAYNAGILFIGGCCGFEPYHIRAVAEELAPERGFLPAASEKHGSWGAGLEMHTKPWVRARARRAYWENLRPASGRPQCPSMSHPDSWGVTKGDSALLQQKEATTQDQLKQLFDRSTNH; encoded by the exons ATGGCACCAGGAAAGAAG GGAATCTTGGCGCGTCTTGACGCCGGAGAGATTGTGATTGGCGATGGAGGCTTCGTATTCGCACTGGAGAAGAGAGGGTATGTTAaggctggaccctggacccctgaagctgctgcacagtaccctgaagcag TGCGACAGCTGCACAGGGAGTTCCTGAGGGCCGGGTCCAACGTCATGCAGACCTTCACCTTCTACGCCAGTGATGACAAGCTGGAGAACAGAGGCAACAAACAAAGCTTCACT GGAGCTCAGATCAACGAGGCCGCCTGTGATCTGGCCCGTGAGGTCGCCAACGAGGGCGACGCTCTGGTCGCTGGAGGAGTGTCCCAGACTCCATCCTACCTGAGCTGCAAGAGCGAGACAGAGGTGAAGGCCATCTTCAAGAAGCAGCTGGACGTGTTCATCAAGAAGGACGTGGACTTCCTCATTGCtgag TACTTTGAGCATGTTGAAGAGGCTGTGTGGGCTGTGGAGGTGCTGAGGGAGACAGGGAAGCCCGTGGCTGCTTGTCTGTGTATCGGGCCAGAGGGAGACATGCACGGAGTCTCAGCTGCAGAGTGTGCGGTCAGGCTGGTTAAAGCTG GTGCCCAGATTGTGGGAGTGAACTGCCACTTTGACCCAATGACTTGCGTCAAAGCTGTGAAGATGATGAAGGAAGGAGTGGAGAAGGCCGGGCTGAAGGCTCACTACATGGTGCAGCCTCTGGCATACCACACTCCTGACTGCAACTGTCAGGGATTCATCGATCTGCCAGAGTTCCCCTTTG GTCTGGAGCCCAGGATCCTGACCCGCTGGGATATGCACAAGTATGCCAGAGAGGCCTACAATGCCGGCATTCTCTTCATTGGTGGCTGCTGTGGCTTTGAGCCTTATCACATCAGGGCTGTGGCTGAGGAGCTGGCCCCTGAGAGGGGCTTCCTCCCTGCCGCATCAGAGAAGCATGGCAGCTGGGGAGCTGGTCTGGAGATGCACACCAAGCCCTGGGTCAGAGCCAG agcCCGTCGTGCTTACTGGGAGAATCTGCGTCCAGCCTCTGGTCGCCCCCAGTGCCCCTCCATGTCTCACCCTGACAGCTGGGGTGTTACCAAGGGAGACTCTGCCCTCCTGCAGCAGAAAGAAGCCACCACTCAGGACCAACTCAAACAGCTGTTCGACAGGTCAACGAACCACTAA
- the LOC115397978 gene encoding secretory carrier-associated membrane protein 1-like, producing the protein MSDFDSNPFADPDFSNPFQDPSVTQVTRSAPPGGLEEYNPFTDARTAAPGNAPKSAAPPSQNTQPAIMKPTEEPPAYSQQQTQDQARAQAELLRRQEELEKKAAELDRRERELQSHGAAGGRKNNWPPLPEKFPVGPCFYHDIAVDIPVEFQKTVKIMYNLWMFHAGTLFVNMFGCLAWFCVDATRGVDFGLAMLWFLLFTPCSFVCWYRPLYGAFRSDSSFRFFVFFFVYICQFGVHVLQSIGITGWGTCGWIAALTGLNTSIPVGIIMLLIAALFTALSVGSLIMFKKVHALYRTTGASFEKAQQEFATGVMSNKTVQTAAANAAANAASNAARGAFKPHP; encoded by the exons ATGTCCGATTTTGACAGCAACCCGTTCGCAGACCCGGATTTCAGCAATCCATTCCAG GATCCTTCAGTGACCCAGGTGACACGGTCTGCCcctcctggtggtctggaggAGTATAACCCCTTCACAGACGCCAGAACG GCGGCCCCTGGAAATGCCCCTAAATCTGCTGCTCCCCCCTCCCAGAACACACAGCCTGCCATCATGAAGCCCACAGAAGAGCCGCCAGCATACTCACAGCAACAGACTCAG gatCAAGCGCGCGCTCAGGCTGAGTTGTTGAGAAGGCAGGAGGAGTTGGAGAAGAAGGCAGCAGAGCTCGATCGTCGGGAGCGGGAGTTACAGTCTCACGGAGCCGCAGGAG GGCGTAAGAACAACTGGCCTCCGCTGCCCGAGAAGTTCCCTGTCGGACCGTGTTTCTACCACGACATCGCAGTGGACATCCCGGTAGAGTTCCAGAAGACTGTCAAAATTATGTACAACCTCTGGATGT TCCACGCAGGCACACTGTTTGTGAACATGTTCGGCTGCCTGGCCTGGTTCTGCGTGGACGCCACTCGCGGAGTAGATTTCGGCTTGGCCATGCTGTGGTTCCTGCTCTTCACCCCCTGTTCTTTCGTCTGCTGGTACAGACCACTTTATGGGGCTTTCAG GAGCGACAGTTCATTCCgcttctttgtcttcttcttcgtctACATCTGTCAGTTTGGAGTTCACGTCCTCCAGTCCATCGGCATCACTGGCTGGGGAACTTG cGGTTGGATCGCAGCTCTAACTGGTCTGAACACCAGCATCCCAGTGGGCATCATCATGCTACTGATTGCAGCTCTGTTCACCGCGCTGTCTGTGGGCTCCCTCATCATGTTTAAAAAG GTGCACGCCCTGTATCGTACCACTGGTGCCAGTTTCGAGAAAGCTCAGCAGGAGTTCGCGACCGGAGTCATGTCCAACAAGACCGTTCAGACCGCGGCGGCCAACGCCGCCGCCAATGCTGCATCCAACGCTGCTCGCGGGGCCTTTAAACCTCATCCATAA
- the LOC115397979 gene encoding LHFPL tetraspan subfamily member 2a protein-like, translating to MCHVIVTCRSMLWTLLSIIVAFAELIAFMSADWLLGFPRSDSIMRGAGVDSREYRPSLGLYSRCLRVGTRGVGVSCGPYASTFGEVASGFWQAAMLFLAGGTLVLGCVACISIFSLCFQSIKKKSIFNICGLLQAIAGLLLMVGLMLYPAGWGSEKVIAYCGPDASPFKPALCSLGWAFYAAIGGTLATFLCAVLSAQAEIATSSDKVQEEIEEGKSLICLL from the exons ATGTGCCATGTTATTGTCACGTGCCGGTCCATGCTCTGGACCCTGCTCAGCATCATTGTGGCGTTCGCCGAACTCATCGCCTTCATGAGCGCCGACTGGCTGCTGGGGTTCCCTCGGTCGGATTCCATCATGAGAGGAGCGGGCGTGGACTCCAGGGAGTACCGGCCGTCGCTCGGCCTCTACAGCCGCTGCCTCCGCGTGGGGACGCGGGGCGTCGGGGTGAGCTGCGGGCCTTACGCCAGCACTTTTGGAGAAGTGGCCAGTGGATTCTGGCAGGCGGCCATGTTGTTTCTGGCGGGCGGGACGTTAGTCCTCGGGTGTGTGGCCTGCATCTCCATCTTCAGCCTGTGTTTTCAGAGCATCAAGAAGAAAAGCATATTCAACATCTGTGGTCTGCTCCAGGCTATTGCAG gcctgctgctgatggtgGGCCTCATGCTGTACCCTGCCGGCTGGGGCTCGGAGAAGGTGATCGCCTACTGCGGCCCCGACGCCTCGCCTTTCAAGCCGGCTTTGTGTTCGCTCGGCTGGGCCTTCTACGCCGCGATAGGAGGAACTCTGGCAACTTTCCTGTGCGCCGTTCTGTCCGCACAGGCTGAGATCGCCACCTCCAGCGACAAGGTCCAGGAGGAGATTGAGGAGGGGAAGAGTCTGATCTGCCTGCTTTGA
- the kgd4 gene encoding alpha-ketoglutarate dehydrogenase component 4 codes for MGSKVSSKMAAPTARVIQAVRPHAPLIKFPNRQGAPKPNALEALKTLANSLPQHSAISTPSAAAAAPSFSRPHVPLTPIPGTPDTLASIQLLPARYRRRPLTADEMDYIQRGGPE; via the exons ATGGGGAGCAAAGTCAGCTCCAAAATGGCAGCTCCCACCGCCAGAGTGATCCAG GCTGTGCGGCCTCACGCGCCTCTGATCAAGTTTCCCAACAGACAAGGAGCCCCGAAGCCCAACG CCCTGGAGGCATTGAAAACATTAGCAAACAGCCTTCCGCAACACAGCGCCATCAGTAcaccttcagctgcagcagcggcgccTTCGTTTTCAAGACCTCATGTACCTCTGACGCCGATCCCGGGCACTCCGGACACGCTGGCGTCTATTCAGCTCCTCCCGGCGAGGTACCGCAGGAGACCGCTGACGGCTGATGAGATGGACTACATCCAG CGCGGTGGACCAGAGTGA